One window of the Labilibaculum sp. genome contains the following:
- a CDS encoding YtxH domain-containing protein — protein sequence MSSTGGIVAGLLAGCAIGVGLGILYAPDKGEVTRKKMKAKAKEKVEELDAVFDKSVEKMRAKMDEIIVALEKKLEEFRRKEKEEEELA from the coding sequence ATGTCAAGTACAGGAGGAATTGTTGCAGGCTTGCTAGCTGGCTGTGCAATAGGTGTTGGTTTAGGGATTTTATACGCTCCCGATAAAGGGGAGGTAACCCGAAAAAAAATGAAGGCGAAGGCAAAAGAGAAAGTTGAAGAATTAGATGCAGTCTTCGATAAGAGTGTAGAAAAGATGCGTGCTAAAATGGACGAAATAATTGTGGCCTTAGAGAAAAAATTAGAAGAGTTCAGAAGAAAAGAAAAGGAAGAAGAAGAATTAGCATAA
- a CDS encoding GNAT family N-acetyltransferase, producing MNVKIRKSDINDFNFLVKLEEESFPAFQRSTKQSIKHGIQSEFQEILILETINKNKLKVGALVLFKYSKSLRIYSIAILPEFQSMGFGDYLLKHVVEYANRQHFEKILIEVSAKNIKLIDWYKNRGFTSLETIADYYGEGEAAEKMELKTNVVSNSSKTTNIIVINQPYKWTFPDINAKIITVKEYINNPVYQNNTDFRIFNLCSSYKYQTYGYYVSLLASARGQRVIPSTITIRDFRILNVVHSIAYDIEEYINKSLHKEKGNVFSLHIYFGQSRVKGYSSLAAKLHQLFEAPLFKVDFIKHDDKWIIKKVQVLTLNKVAEQDLNYVYEFAKKYFNKKRFHSTKLVNYKYDIAVLVNPKEENSPSCPKALHKFKSAANRRGLYLEFITKSDIDKINEFDALFIRETTSVNDHTYEFSRTAYAEGLVVIDDPWSILRCSNKIYQNEIFKKHKLLTPETEVFTKNLFDPKVLNNMNYPLVLKQPDSAFSLGVIKVENKAEALVEINKLFKISDMVVCQEFLYSDFDWRIGIIDNTPLFACKYYMYKDHWQIYNWNGEEEDKSGNSETVGIESVPEIVVQTALKASALIGDGLYGVDLKMIDGKVYVVEVNDNPNIDDGIEDFVLKDQLYDTIIDSIYQRIEIAKNVQRIDFRRK from the coding sequence ATGAATGTTAAGATAAGAAAGTCCGACATCAATGATTTTAATTTTTTAGTGAAATTAGAAGAGGAGTCTTTTCCTGCTTTTCAACGAAGTACAAAACAGAGTATCAAACATGGTATTCAGAGTGAGTTTCAGGAGATTTTAATCCTCGAAACAATAAATAAAAATAAGCTTAAGGTTGGAGCTTTAGTTTTATTTAAATACAGTAAATCACTGCGAATATACTCCATCGCGATATTGCCCGAATTTCAAAGTATGGGCTTTGGGGATTATCTGCTTAAACATGTAGTTGAGTATGCAAATCGACAGCATTTTGAAAAAATATTGATAGAGGTAAGTGCTAAGAATATTAAATTAATTGATTGGTATAAAAACAGGGGCTTTACTTCTTTGGAAACAATAGCAGATTATTACGGTGAAGGAGAAGCGGCTGAAAAAATGGAGCTCAAAACCAATGTTGTTTCTAATTCTTCCAAAACAACGAATATAATTGTAATTAACCAACCTTATAAATGGACATTCCCGGATATAAATGCGAAGATTATTACGGTTAAAGAATATATTAATAACCCGGTATATCAAAACAATACAGATTTTAGGATATTTAACTTGTGCAGCAGCTATAAGTACCAAACTTATGGTTATTATGTTTCTTTGTTGGCTTCGGCACGCGGACAGCGTGTTATCCCCAGTACCATAACCATCCGCGATTTTCGAATTTTGAACGTGGTGCACTCTATTGCCTATGATATTGAGGAATACATCAATAAATCATTGCATAAAGAGAAAGGGAATGTTTTCTCTTTGCATATTTATTTTGGACAATCGAGAGTTAAAGGGTACAGTTCGTTGGCTGCAAAGCTTCATCAATTGTTCGAAGCTCCTTTGTTTAAAGTAGACTTTATTAAACACGACGACAAATGGATTATTAAGAAAGTACAGGTTTTAACCCTGAATAAGGTGGCAGAGCAGGATTTAAATTATGTGTACGAATTTGCCAAAAAGTATTTCAATAAAAAAAGGTTTCACAGCACGAAACTGGTGAACTATAAGTATGATATAGCCGTACTTGTAAATCCTAAGGAAGAGAATTCACCTTCTTGTCCAAAAGCATTGCATAAATTTAAAAGTGCAGCCAATCGAAGAGGATTATACTTAGAGTTTATCACAAAAAGCGACATCGATAAAATTAATGAATTTGATGCTTTGTTTATTCGGGAAACAACAAGTGTGAATGATCATACTTACGAATTTTCCCGAACAGCTTATGCCGAAGGTTTGGTTGTTATTGATGATCCCTGGTCTATTTTAAGGTGTTCCAATAAGATTTATCAGAATGAAATATTTAAGAAGCATAAATTGTTAACGCCTGAAACAGAAGTTTTCACCAAGAATTTATTTGATCCGAAAGTTTTGAATAACATGAATTATCCCTTGGTATTAAAACAGCCCGACAGTGCTTTTTCATTAGGGGTGATAAAGGTTGAAAATAAAGCGGAAGCCCTTGTTGAAATAAATAAGCTTTTTAAAATTTCGGATATGGTTGTTTGTCAGGAGTTTCTTTACTCGGATTTTGATTGGAGAATTGGAATCATTGATAACACGCCGCTGTTTGCCTGCAAATATTACATGTACAAAGATCATTGGCAGATATACAATTGGAATGGCGAGGAGGAAGACAAGTCGGGTAATTCCGAAACTGTTGGCATCGAATCGGTTCCTGAAATTGTTGTGCAGACAGCTTTAAAAGCATCAGCTTTAATAGGAGATGGTTTGTATGGAGTAGATTTAAAAATGATAGATGGTAAAGTTTATGTTGTTGAGGTAAATGACAATCCAAATATCGACGATGGTATTGAAGATTTTGTGTTAAAGGATCAGCTGTACGATACAATTATAGATTCGATATATCAGAGAATAGAGATTGCTAAAAATGTGCAGCGAATAGATTTCAGACGAAAATAA
- a CDS encoding NifB/NifX family molybdenum-iron cluster-binding protein: MKIAVPVTSSRQIDGHFGHCEFYNVFTISENKEIVDVQKMESPQGCGCKSNIASVLAEAGVTVMLAGGIGNGAINVLNNSGIEVVRGCSGNAEEVVKLYVAGLVSDSGSSCQHTHGEGHQCSH; encoded by the coding sequence ATGAAAATAGCAGTTCCAGTAACAAGCAGCAGACAAATCGATGGTCATTTTGGGCATTGTGAATTTTACAATGTGTTTACAATTTCAGAAAACAAGGAAATCGTCGATGTACAAAAGATGGAATCACCGCAGGGTTGCGGCTGCAAATCGAACATAGCATCGGTTTTGGCAGAAGCGGGTGTAACCGTTATGCTTGCCGGAGGAATTGGCAACGGAGCAATTAATGTGTTGAACAATTCAGGAATTGAAGTAGTTCGAGGCTGTTCGGGCAATGCCGAGGAAGTGGTTAAGCTGTATGTTGCAGGCCTGGTAAGTGATAGTGGCTCGAGTTGTCAGCATACTCATGGCGAAGGACACCAATGCAGTCATTAA
- a CDS encoding S9 family peptidase, which produces MKKLTLILFALLSLTLVQAQKSFTLEDITNNGTFRARSVYGLRSMNSGESYTVLKQGIRIEKFSYATGESEEIIFDLAEVGIDKIKRIDSYQFSSDERKILIASNRRNIYRHSYSAEFYVYDRDKKTLEALSAGRQQLADFSPSGDQICFFRDNNLFIKDLQKKKEVQITFDGKYNYIINGAPDWVYEEEFSFSQAYQWSPDGKRIAFMRFDESKVKQFNMTVFKGTNPEKTENALYPENYTFKYPKAGEDNSIVSVHVYDLQSAVTKTMDIGEETDQYIPRMQWTQDPKVLSIVRLNRHQNHYELLLADAASGKSKLLYEEKNKAWIDINDDLSFLKDGKHFIFTSEKSGFNHIYLYDLQGNPVRQITSGDWEVTRFLGYDESSKLFYYQAAAVSPLQREIYAVDIKGKKTTLLSADKGSNTANFSKGFKYYINYFSGNEQPVLVTLHNAKGKLIRTLEENQDLKKRMQEFKLPKREFFSFTTSEGVELNAWMMKPVDFDSSKEYPALLTFYGGPGSQEVLDRYSFDWSDYLAQEGFVVVCVDNRGTGGRGEKFKKCTYMQIQNLEAIDLIETGKYMAKQPFIAADKIGVYGWSFGGQMSSLCMFRGADVFAAGIAVAPVTTYRYYDSVYSERYLRTPQENPKGYDEYAPIYFADQLKGKFLLVHGTADDNVHMQNTLELAEELVQHNKKFQMHLYTNRNHGIYGGNTRFHLFGMMTNFLKENLK; this is translated from the coding sequence ATGAAAAAACTGACACTTATTTTATTTGCTCTGTTAAGCCTGACTCTGGTGCAGGCACAAAAGAGTTTCACACTTGAAGATATCACCAATAATGGAACCTTCCGCGCCCGTTCGGTTTACGGATTACGGTCTATGAACAGCGGAGAGTCTTATACCGTTTTAAAACAGGGAATTCGAATTGAGAAATTTTCTTACGCTACAGGCGAATCTGAAGAAATAATTTTCGATTTAGCAGAAGTTGGTATTGATAAAATTAAAAGAATAGATTCTTACCAGTTCTCTTCCGATGAGCGTAAGATTTTGATTGCAAGTAATCGCCGGAATATTTACCGACATTCTTATTCAGCAGAATTTTATGTGTACGACCGCGATAAAAAGACTTTGGAAGCTTTGTCGGCAGGCAGACAGCAATTGGCTGATTTTTCACCTTCAGGCGATCAGATTTGTTTTTTTAGGGACAACAATCTCTTTATAAAAGATCTTCAGAAGAAGAAAGAGGTTCAGATTACCTTCGATGGAAAATACAATTACATTATTAACGGAGCACCCGATTGGGTTTATGAGGAAGAGTTTTCCTTCAGTCAGGCATACCAATGGTCGCCCGACGGCAAACGAATTGCCTTTATGCGTTTTGATGAGAGCAAGGTGAAACAGTTCAACATGACTGTTTTTAAAGGAACCAATCCTGAGAAAACAGAGAATGCCTTGTATCCCGAAAATTATACGTTTAAATACCCAAAAGCAGGAGAAGACAATTCTATTGTGAGTGTTCATGTTTACGATTTGCAATCAGCAGTAACTAAAACAATGGATATTGGAGAGGAAACAGACCAATACATTCCGAGAATGCAATGGACACAAGATCCGAAGGTGTTGAGTATTGTGAGATTGAACCGCCATCAGAATCATTATGAACTTTTGTTGGCTGATGCAGCAAGCGGAAAATCCAAATTATTGTACGAAGAGAAGAACAAAGCATGGATTGATATTAACGATGACTTGAGCTTTTTGAAGGATGGGAAACATTTTATTTTCACCAGTGAAAAGTCTGGATTCAATCACATTTATTTGTACGATTTGCAGGGAAATCCGGTTAGACAAATAACCAGTGGCGATTGGGAGGTCACCCGGTTTTTAGGTTACGATGAGTCAAGCAAACTATTTTATTATCAGGCGGCAGCAGTATCTCCTTTGCAACGCGAAATTTATGCTGTAGATATCAAAGGAAAGAAAACCACTTTGCTTAGCGCGGACAAAGGAAGTAATACTGCAAATTTTAGCAAAGGATTCAAATATTACATCAACTACTTTTCGGGTAATGAGCAACCTGTTTTGGTGACTTTGCACAATGCAAAAGGAAAATTGATCCGCACGTTGGAAGAGAACCAGGATCTTAAAAAAAGAATGCAGGAGTTCAAATTGCCAAAACGTGAGTTTTTTAGCTTTACAACCTCCGAAGGTGTTGAGTTGAACGCCTGGATGATGAAGCCGGTTGATTTTGATAGCAGCAAGGAATATCCTGCTTTGTTAACCTTTTATGGCGGTCCGGGTTCACAGGAAGTGCTGGATCGTTACAGTTTCGATTGGTCGGATTATTTGGCACAGGAAGGATTTGTGGTGGTTTGTGTCGATAACCGGGGAACAGGTGGCAGAGGAGAAAAATTCAAGAAGTGCACCTATATGCAAATTCAGAATCTGGAAGCCATCGACCTGATTGAAACAGGAAAGTACATGGCAAAACAGCCTTTTATTGCTGCCGATAAAATTGGCGTGTATGGCTGGAGTTTTGGCGGACAAATGTCTTCTTTGTGCATGTTTCGCGGAGCAGATGTGTTTGCTGCAGGAATTGCTGTTGCGCCGGTAACTACCTATCGTTATTACGATAGTGTTTATTCGGAAAGATACTTGCGCACACCGCAGGAAAATCCGAAAGGATACGATGAATATGCTCCTATTTACTTCGCAGATCAATTAAAAGGAAAATTTTTACTGGTACATGGAACTGCAGACGATAATGTGCACATGCAGAATACTCTGGAGCTGGCCGAAGAGCTGGTTCAACACAACAAAAAATTTCAGATGCATTTGTACACCAACCGAAATCATGGCATTTATGGCGGGAATACCCGTTTTCACTTGTTTGGTATGATGACCAATTTTTTAAAGGAGAATCTTAAGTAA
- a CDS encoding GNAT family N-acetyltransferase — MIRKATEHDKEQVVNLFCENIKKQKSYISHGEIQMGIALDTGILAENYSLLWKEYLDAQMNEFKDTVLVSEENGIVNGFIIGEIAKDRNECFGVICDIVVDQSCRNMGVGVLLLESLISTYQSKGVTDYYLESGINNHEAHQFFEKMGFGKVSVIYRRKDT, encoded by the coding sequence ATGATACGTAAAGCAACAGAGCACGATAAGGAACAGGTTGTTAATCTGTTTTGTGAAAACATAAAGAAGCAAAAATCTTATATATCTCATGGTGAAATACAAATGGGGATTGCTTTGGATACAGGAATATTGGCTGAAAATTATTCTTTGCTATGGAAAGAATATTTAGATGCCCAAATGAATGAGTTTAAGGATACGGTTTTAGTTTCGGAAGAAAACGGGATTGTAAATGGGTTTATTATTGGAGAAATTGCGAAGGATCGAAATGAATGTTTTGGTGTAATTTGTGATATTGTGGTTGATCAATCATGCCGGAATATGGGCGTTGGAGTCTTGTTGTTGGAGTCATTAATAAGCACTTATCAATCTAAAGGTGTTACCGATTACTATTTAGAATCTGGAATTAATAATCATGAGGCTCATCAGTTTTTCGAAAAGATGGGATTCGGGAAAGTTTCAGTTATTTATCGGAGGAAGGATACGTGA
- a CDS encoding flavodoxin: protein MKKIGLFYSFNTNKTAKNAEKIKKAFGTSAEVESVNVEEVDEEIFLAYDNLILGVPTWFDGELPNYWDEFMPAIEDLKLKGKTVALFGLGDQVGYPENFVDAIGLLAIALEERGAKVIGLTSPEGYKFEKSVALRDSKFLGLALDIENQAGLSNERIEAWVEQLKKEFK from the coding sequence ATGAAAAAAATAGGTTTATTCTATAGTTTCAATACGAACAAAACAGCTAAGAATGCTGAGAAAATAAAGAAAGCTTTCGGAACTTCTGCCGAGGTGGAAAGTGTAAATGTTGAGGAAGTTGACGAAGAAATTTTTTTGGCTTACGATAATCTGATATTAGGTGTTCCAACATGGTTCGATGGTGAATTACCAAACTACTGGGACGAGTTTATGCCTGCTATTGAGGATCTAAAGCTAAAAGGCAAAACAGTTGCTTTGTTTGGTTTAGGCGATCAGGTTGGATATCCTGAAAATTTTGTAGATGCAATTGGTCTTTTGGCAATTGCACTGGAAGAACGAGGAGCAAAAGTAATTGGATTGACTTCTCCGGAAGGCTATAAATTTGAAAAGTCTGTTGCTTTACGCGATAGCAAATTCTTAGGTTTGGCTCTCGATATCGAGAATCAGGCAGGTTTGTCAAACGAAAGAATTGAAGCTTGGGTAGAGCAATTAAAAAAAGAGTTTAAGTAG
- a CDS encoding thiamine pyrophosphate-dependent enzyme: MTESKKFSIKKTSKELLGRWFHLMTLGRALDEKAPNYLKQAIGWSYHAPYAGHDGIQLAIGQVFDRKTDHLFPYYRDMLTSISAGLTAEEIIFNGISKDTDVAGGGRHMSNHFAKPEWNVHNVSSCTGNHTLHAVGLGRAVKKYKHKGVVISSQGESSVSEGYVYEAINGATNEQLPVVFVFQDNGYGISVPKKDQTANRKVADNFRGMKYLKIIHCNGKDVFDSMNAMTEAKQIALETSTPVIVQANCVRMGSHSNSDKHELYRDNAELNYVTEYDPLAKYRRLLVRYKRFTEEELLAIEAEVKLEVKKAHKAGLSAPDPDPASIHDFVIPEPYVSEKYPEGLHNFTGNNKKLIEGLNETLKAEFRLNPDTFIWGQDIANKDKGGIFNVSKGMQQEFGKDRVFNAPIAEDYIMGTANGMSRFNDKIRIVVEGAEFADYFWPAMEQFVETTHEYWRTKGQYSPNITVRLASGGYIGGGLYHSQNIEGALATFPGVRIVYPSYADDAAGLLRTSIRSKGMTVFMEPKALYNDPKASAAVPDDFEVPFGKARVRREGADLTIVTYGNTTHMCVEVADKLAEDTGKQVEVIDLRSLVPMDIETILKSVAKTNKVMVVHEDKVFSGFGAEISATITEKAFDKLDAPVKRVGSEFTPVGFNRILEKAVLPNNDKIYAAAKKLIEY, translated from the coding sequence ATGACTGAAAGTAAAAAGTTTAGCATAAAAAAAACCTCAAAGGAATTGCTTGGTCGTTGGTTTCATTTGATGACCTTGGGTAGAGCGTTGGACGAAAAAGCTCCAAACTACTTAAAGCAGGCAATAGGCTGGTCTTACCATGCTCCTTATGCCGGACATGATGGAATTCAATTGGCTATTGGGCAGGTATTCGATCGTAAAACAGATCACTTATTCCCTTACTACAGAGATATGCTCACCTCTATTTCTGCAGGATTAACGGCCGAAGAGATTATCTTTAATGGAATCTCAAAAGATACAGATGTAGCAGGTGGTGGTCGTCACATGTCAAATCACTTTGCAAAACCGGAATGGAATGTTCACAATGTATCTTCCTGTACAGGAAATCACACATTGCATGCAGTAGGTTTAGGTCGCGCAGTAAAAAAATACAAGCACAAAGGAGTTGTAATTAGTTCTCAGGGAGAATCGTCGGTATCGGAAGGATATGTTTACGAGGCCATTAACGGAGCAACCAATGAGCAGCTTCCTGTAGTATTTGTATTTCAGGATAACGGATATGGAATTTCGGTTCCTAAGAAAGATCAGACCGCGAACAGAAAAGTTGCTGATAACTTCCGTGGAATGAAGTACCTGAAAATTATTCATTGTAACGGAAAAGATGTTTTTGATTCGATGAATGCAATGACTGAAGCAAAACAAATTGCTCTGGAAACTTCAACTCCGGTAATTGTTCAGGCCAACTGTGTTCGTATGGGTTCACACTCCAATTCCGATAAGCATGAGTTGTACCGCGATAATGCTGAATTAAACTACGTTACAGAATACGATCCATTGGCGAAGTACCGAAGGTTATTGGTTCGTTACAAGCGTTTTACCGAAGAGGAACTGTTGGCTATTGAAGCAGAAGTGAAACTGGAAGTAAAAAAAGCGCATAAAGCAGGTTTAAGTGCACCGGATCCTGATCCGGCATCCATTCACGATTTTGTGATCCCTGAACCGTATGTTTCTGAGAAATATCCTGAAGGATTACACAATTTTACAGGCAACAACAAAAAGTTGATTGAAGGATTAAATGAGACCTTAAAGGCAGAATTCCGTCTTAATCCAGATACTTTTATTTGGGGACAGGATATTGCCAATAAAGATAAAGGTGGAATTTTTAATGTTTCCAAAGGGATGCAGCAGGAATTTGGTAAAGACAGGGTATTTAATGCTCCTATTGCCGAAGACTATATTATGGGAACAGCGAATGGAATGAGCCGTTTCAACGATAAAATCAGAATTGTTGTTGAAGGTGCTGAATTTGCTGACTATTTTTGGCCTGCAATGGAGCAGTTTGTTGAAACTACTCACGAATATTGGAGAACAAAAGGGCAGTATTCACCGAATATTACCGTTCGTTTAGCATCTGGTGGATATATTGGCGGAGGATTGTATCACTCGCAGAATATTGAAGGAGCATTGGCAACTTTTCCGGGTGTTCGCATTGTTTACCCATCGTATGCTGATGATGCAGCAGGTTTGTTGCGTACTAGTATCCGTTCGAAGGGAATGACTGTGTTTATGGAGCCTAAGGCTTTGTATAACGATCCGAAAGCATCGGCTGCTGTACCTGATGACTTTGAAGTTCCGTTTGGAAAAGCAAGAGTACGAAGAGAAGGTGCTGATTTAACGATCGTGACTTATGGAAATACAACCCACATGTGTGTTGAGGTTGCCGATAAGTTGGCCGAAGATACAGGAAAACAGGTTGAGGTAATTGATCTTCGCTCATTGGTACCGATGGATATTGAAACGATACTAAAATCGGTAGCAAAAACCAATAAAGTAATGGTTGTTCATGAAGACAAAGTATTTTCAGGATTTGGAGCTGAAATTTCAGCAACAATTACCGAAAAAGCTTTTGATAAATTGGATGCTCCGGTAAAGCGTGTAGGATCTGAATTTACACCGGTTGGTTTTAATCGTATATTGGAAAAAGCAGTTCTTCCAAATAATGATAAAATTTACGCTGCTGCAAAAAAGCTGATAGAGTATTAA
- a CDS encoding dihydrolipoamide acetyltransferase family protein, translating to MSSFEIIMPKLGESVQEATITKMFVKLNDQVEEDDMLFEIATDKVDSEIPCPVDGKVIEIRFKENDVVPVGEVVAIIALGDADDVEEPVKASVSTSVSETIPQEAAGSVSSSDIQSASGRFYSPLVKSIAKSENITVQELETITGHGTEGRVQKQDVLDYLSSRNGTTVSAPEVKTVSAPAKAPAAEKPKVSMSIGAQDQIVEMDRMRRIIADHMVMSKQTSPHVTAMVEADVTDMVNWRNKVKDEFFKKEGTKITYMPIIIEAVSKALREFPGVNASVDGYNVILRKNINVGVAVALPSGNLIVPVIKNSDQKNLIGLANDMNRLATDARNNKLSPDDIQGGTFTISNFGSFKNVMGTPIINQPQVAILAVGTIEKKPAVIETPAGDAIVVRQKMFLSLSYDHRVVDGALGGAFLRRIADYLEDIDSNRAF from the coding sequence ATGTCTAGCTTTGAAATCATAATGCCTAAGTTGGGCGAGAGCGTACAAGAAGCTACTATCACGAAAATGTTCGTGAAGTTGAATGATCAGGTGGAAGAAGATGATATGCTTTTTGAAATTGCAACAGATAAAGTGGATTCTGAAATACCTTGTCCGGTAGACGGAAAAGTAATTGAAATCCGATTTAAAGAAAATGACGTTGTTCCTGTTGGCGAAGTCGTTGCGATCATTGCCTTAGGTGATGCAGATGATGTAGAAGAACCAGTTAAAGCAAGCGTTAGCACTTCTGTATCCGAAACAATTCCTCAGGAAGCTGCAGGAAGTGTAAGTTCCTCTGATATTCAATCTGCTTCAGGCCGATTTTATTCTCCGCTTGTGAAAAGCATTGCGAAAAGTGAAAATATTACTGTTCAAGAGCTGGAAACAATTACTGGACATGGTACCGAGGGAAGAGTTCAAAAACAAGATGTTTTGGATTACTTGTCCAGTCGCAATGGAACAACTGTTTCTGCTCCTGAAGTTAAAACTGTTTCTGCTCCTGCTAAAGCTCCAGCAGCTGAAAAGCCTAAAGTTTCAATGTCAATTGGAGCACAGGATCAGATTGTGGAAATGGATCGTATGAGAAGAATCATTGCCGATCACATGGTAATGTCGAAGCAAACCTCTCCGCATGTTACTGCCATGGTTGAAGCGGATGTTACCGATATGGTTAATTGGAGAAATAAAGTAAAGGATGAATTCTTTAAAAAAGAAGGAACCAAGATTACTTACATGCCGATTATTATAGAAGCTGTTTCTAAAGCTTTGCGTGAGTTTCCCGGAGTGAATGCTTCGGTTGACGGATACAACGTTATTCTCAGAAAGAATATTAATGTTGGTGTTGCGGTAGCTCTGCCAAGTGGAAACTTAATCGTGCCGGTAATAAAGAATTCAGATCAGAAAAACCTAATTGGTTTGGCAAATGATATGAATCGTTTGGCAACCGATGCACGAAATAATAAATTAAGTCCAGATGATATTCAGGGGGGGACATTTACAATATCAAATTTTGGATCCTTCAAAAATGTAATGGGAACGCCAATTATCAATCAGCCACAGGTTGCAATTTTAGCAGTTGGAACCATAGAAAAGAAGCCTGCCGTAATTGAAACTCCAGCTGGAGATGCAATTGTTGTCCGCCAAAAAATGTTCTTGTCTCTTTCTTATGACCACCGTGTTGTAGATGGAGCTTTAGGTGGAGCATTTTTGCGAAGAATCGCAGATTATCTTGAAGATATTGATAGTAATAGAGCATTTTAA
- a CDS encoding SRPBCC domain-containing protein: MKEFTFSLEITSSQEEVYNALTNSFQIELWTGYPAVMDENPGTIFSLWEGDITGVNLEIVKDYKIVQEWFFGETESPSIVTLLIKKAGSRSRIELTHTNIPDEAYDEIVEGWKDYYLGSVKNFLEFY, from the coding sequence ATGAAAGAATTCACATTTAGCCTAGAAATCACTTCCTCGCAGGAAGAAGTATATAATGCCCTAACCAATTCTTTTCAAATTGAACTTTGGACCGGATATCCAGCTGTAATGGATGAAAACCCCGGCACTATTTTCTCTCTTTGGGAAGGAGATATTACAGGTGTTAATCTGGAGATTGTAAAAGATTATAAGATAGTTCAGGAGTGGTTCTTTGGAGAAACTGAAAGTCCATCAATTGTGACCTTGCTGATAAAAAAAGCCGGTTCAAGATCCCGGATTGAACTAACTCATACCAACATACCTGATGAAGCTTACGATGAGATTGTTGAAGGTTGGAAAGATTACTATTTAGGGTCGGTTAAGAACTTTTTAGAATTTTATTAA
- a CDS encoding RNA-binding S4 domain-containing protein, translated as MIKFKIETEYIELIKLIKVTRISESGAQAKIFVEDGIVFRNGEVETRKRAKIRPGDKIEIFDEVIIVE; from the coding sequence ATGATAAAATTTAAGATTGAAACTGAATATATTGAGTTGATTAAGTTGATTAAAGTAACTCGTATTAGTGAGAGTGGCGCTCAGGCTAAGATTTTTGTTGAAGATGGAATTGTATTTCGAAATGGAGAAGTGGAAACTCGTAAAAGAGCAAAAATTCGTCCCGGTGACAAAATTGAAATTTTCGATGAAGTGATTATCGTAGAATAA